From one Lycium barbarum isolate Lr01 chromosome 6, ASM1917538v2, whole genome shotgun sequence genomic stretch:
- the LOC132645924 gene encoding microtubule-binding protein TANGLED, with protein sequence MVARTPPKLQHKKMVVPPLNPILLRETLNKVDKCMARLQELQYTVTGGNKVISGVTLSPRSTRGYLKASLRCKQESLRIKNATSRKSPPGKLPTNAGEWRRMSLPAMLLGETVSEIKQASQFARDIVEAVGSKGKTPASDDPKTPLTLRQNQKPSPENSELRSRRKREKQVTMQTMRSPPSKQRAKSRINFKVSSPLQQRECEKENCKYIANRVSPRNRPWVKKTVLFPNPLFHSSSPTSPQQKLSKTQSPITARNRQTPHKFLVKSPPKAPKLQAKIRSPQKLYASPTRVTSLGTKFLAKSPPKASKLHAKIRSPPKVYASPTRVSSLGTKFLAKSPPRFQVKIRSPPQISVSPTRATSLSKRSPKMSTAAKLRRSFSPTRLANKIASSPSKMRSFSPSRLASRLASPLKSKKSVQKIDGMRMMMSGLKQRPRASTTSKQFSVQGM encoded by the exons ATGGTAGCAAGAACCCCACCAAAGTTGCAGCACAAGAAAATGGTGGTGCCTCCTCTTAACCCCATTCTTCTTAGAGAAACACTTAACAAG GTGGACAAGTGTATGGCTCGATTACAAGAGCTTCAATATACAGTTACAGGTGGTAATAAGGTGATTTCTGGTGTAACTCTCAGTCCCCGCAGCACTAGAGGCTATTTGAAAGCTAGCCTCAGATGTAAACAAGAATCTTTGAG GATCAAGAATGCTACTTCCCGCAAATCTCCTCCAGGGAAATTGCCGACAAATGCAGGGGAGTGGCGGCGAATGTCATTACCAGCAATGCTTCTGGGAGAGACAGTGTCTGAAATTAAACAGGCAAGTCAATTTGCTAGAGATATAGTGGAGGCAGTAGGTTCCAAGGGGAAAACGCCAGCATCCGATGACCCGAAAACTCCACTCACATTGAGGCAAAACCAGAAGCCAAGCCCTGAAAACTCCGAGCTCCGATCACGTAGAAAGAGAGAGAAACAGGTAACCATGCAAACAATGCGGTCACCACCATCAAAACAACGAGCAAAATCACGAATAAACTTCAAGGTTTCTTCTCCATTGCAGCAGAGGGAATGTGAGAAAGAAAATTGCAAGTACATTGCAAATAGAGTTTCCCCAAGGAATAGGCCATGGGTGAAAAAGACTGTCCTTTTCCCAAACCCATTGTTCCATTCATCATCTCCAACTTCACCGCAGCAGAAATTATCTAAAACACAGTCTCCCATTACTGCAAGAAATCGACAAACACCCCATAAGTTCTTGGTGAAGTCCCCGCCCAAGGCCCCAAAGCTTCAAGCGAAAATCCGAAGCCCCCAAAAACTTTATGCATCTCCTACTAGAGTAACAAGTTTGGGCACTAAGTTCTTGGCAAAGTCTCCGCCCAAAGCCTCAAAGCTTCACGCGAAAATCAGAAGCCCCCCAAAAGTTTATGCATCTCCTACTAGAGTATCAAGTTTGGGCACTAAGTTTTTGGCGAAGTCTCCCCCAAGGTTTCAAGTGAAAATTAGGAGCCCTCCACAAATTTCTGTGTCTCCTACTAGAGCAACAAGTTTGAGCAAGAGGTCCCCAAAGATGTCAACAGCTGCCAAACTGAGAAGGTCATTTTCACCAACAAGATTGGCAAACAAGATAGCTTCTTCACCCTCCAAAATGAGGTCATTTTCGCCATCAAGATTGGCAAGTAGGTTAGCTTCACCATTAAAGAGCAAAAAATCTGTACAGAAGATTGATgggatgaggatgatgatgagtgGACTCAAACAGCGACCACGAGCTTCAACCACATCAAAGcaattctcagttcagggaatgTGA